GCGCCGGCGCGGATTTGCGCCAGCCTTTGGGCGTCGCCGTCGTGGGAGGCCTGCTCGTTTCCCAGGTTCTGACGCTTTTCACGACGCCCGTTACATATCTTTACATGGAGAGGCTCAGGAGCTGGGCGACGGCGGCGCAAGACGCTCGCACGATCAGCCCGTCAAACGAGAAGGCCGCGCCGACGGATCTCGAGAAGGAACGTGACGATCGCGAGCGGCCGCGGCAGGCGCCTCCTCATGCTCGCGACCTTCCGCCGCTCGGCGAATCGCCGCCGACGAGACCATTATAAAGTCGCATATCGCGTGTCGGCTTTCGTCGCGCATAAAGCTCGCATCGGGGTTCAGCCCCTCCATGAGAGAGCGTCGCTCCTGCCAGCCCAGCCGTCTGCATCAAAGCTGTGCAGGTAACAAAGCAGCGCCAACTTGCCTGATTTTTCGTCTGGTCGCCGCCAAGAGTTAGGCGCCTTTCGCGCGGGCGCGCCTGCCGGTTTGGTTGCGGGACGCCTGAATATCTAAGGAAAAACGACGCAAGCTCGTTCTTGGCTCAAGATTTGCTGCTTTCGTCGCATCTCCACAATGTGGAAAGACCCAAAGGCGGGTCACAATCAGCAACGCCGCTGTTCCGAAAGCATGGTCGCCAATAGGCGACAGCTTTTCGGACAGCGGCTTTTTTTTGTGCTCGACGCCTTCGCCCAAACGGAGGCGTTCGACGAACCGGCAGGCTGACGATGAAAAAGGGACGCCATTTCTTGCATGCGCGAATTTTTGCGCGACGCCCCATTGCAGGCGCAGCGCTTACTCTTTTCGCTCTCGGCGCGCACGCCGCTGAATTGAAAAAACCCGCGGCTCCGGTTCCCGCGCCAGCCGCGCCGCCGGCTCCGCCTCCGGGTCCGATCGGCCTCTTCGGAGTCGACATGCCGGCGGCCGGCAAGCTGGTCGTCTCCCTCACGCCCAGCATCGGCAATCTCTCCGGGATTAAGATGGGAACGCGGAACGTGTCGAACGAATATATCGTCTCGACCGTCCCCTTTTTCCTCAATCCGACGCAGCCCGTTCGCATCGTTCCTCAGAACATCGCCTTCCGAACGCAGATTCTCGGTCTCAGCTACGGCGTGACAAAGGATTTCAACGTCGTTCTCAACGCCGGGATGGTCGAGAAAAGCCTCGACACTCTCGTATTCGCCGGCGCGAGAGGCGTCATGCCGCTGGCGCGAAACTACCCGACGACCGCGAGCATCTCCGATTTCGCCCTGTCCGGCGTCTATCGCGTCTATCAGGACGACGTTAACCGCGTTCAAGTCTCTCTCGGCTTCTCCTTCCCGACAGGAACGAACACGGCCACCTTCAACAACTTCATTCTGCCGAACGGTACGGTGCAGAACGTTCGCGGCTTCTACGGCATGCAGATTGGGACGGGCACGTTCGACATCATGCCGGGCGTCGTCTATGCGGGCTATCTCGGCCCATGGTCCTGGGGCGCGTCCTATCGCGGGCGCTTTCCCCTCGGGCCGAACCCTCAGGGCTATCTCTGGGGCGATCTGCATGAATTGAACGGCTGGGGCGGTTATAGCTGGACGCCGGGATTCACGACGACTTTGCGCGCGAGCGCGTCGCTGCAAGGACAGATCCGCGGCTGGGACCCGGAGATCCGCGGTGCGGCCGTGCCTACGAATCCGCTCTTTTACGGCGGTCAGCGCATCGAGCTTTTCGGCGGCGGAACGGTCAGCGGCAAATTCGTCGGCTACGACAATTGGTCGTTCGGCGTCGAAGCGGGCTTGCCCATTTACCAGAACCTCAACGGACCGCAAATCATGAAAAACTGGCAGGCGAACATGCAGATCAAAGTGAAAATCTAGCGCCTGAGCCATTCGGCGCGCCGCAACTCCTCGTCGACAAACCAGGGACGTTCGCAATGTCGATCGACAGCGCACGGCGCCGCTTTGGCGCAACGCCATATCGCGGTCGATCGACCTGTCGTCCGCATCCCTGGATTTTGGCGAGCTTCGCCCGGTTCTGGGCATGCGTCGAGACGCCCTGCATTCTTCTTGCGGTCACTCTGGCCAATTTGGCGATCGTCAAAATCGTTGACGCGCTGTTGGACGCGCTGCACAATTGAGAAGACGCCGGGAATCGCTTTCCGCCAGAAAAATCAAAGCTCGAAGCTCCCACCTCTACGCCGCGCTCCGCCCGTGAAAATTGTCATCGTCGACGAAAGTCCGATCCGCGCCGCAATCCTTGAAGAAGGATTGCGCGAATCTGGCTTCACCGACGTCGAACGCATCGCCGCGCGGCACAATTTGCTGAAGCGCGTCTATGCGATCGATCCGGACGTCATTCTCATCGACCTCGAAAACCCTTCGCGCGACGAACTCGAACAGATGTTTCAGGTGAGTCGCGCCGTCCGCCGGCCGGTCGCCATGTTCGTCGATCAATCCGACGCGGCCTCCATACAGGCCTCGGTCGACGCCGGCGTTTCAGCTTACATCGTGGACGGATTGAAGAAGGAGCGGATCAAATCGATCCTCGATCTTTGCGTGTCGCGCTTCAACGCCTTCGCCAAGCTGCAAAGCGAACTGGAGCGCGCGCGTTCGGACCTCGAGGAGCGCAAGACGATCGATCGCGCGAAAGGCATATTGATGAAGGCCAAGAAACTTTCTGAAGAGGAGGCCTATAAATTGATGCGGGGCGTGGCCATGCGCGAGAGCAAGAAGATTGTGGAAATTGCGCAGTCCATCATTACGGCGTCGGAGCTTTTGAAATGAACGCGGCGCGAAGGATCAAGATCGGCTTCATTCCGCTCGCCGACGCGGCCAGCCTTTTCGTCGCCGTCGACAAGGGCTTCGCGGCGCAGGAGGGCCTTGAAATCGAGCTCGTGCGCGAGGTCTCGTGGTCGAACATACGCGACCGGCTCGCCATCGGGCATTACGACGCGGCGCATCTTCTGGCGCCCATGGCCGTCGCCTCGACCTTGGGCTTGAATCATGTGCGCGCGCCGGTAGTCGCCGCGATGAATTTGGCGATGAACGGCAACGCCATCACCCTGTCGCCGGATCTTTACGCCGGTCTTGCCGCAGCGGCCGAGGGCGATCTGAGCGATCCGTTGGTCAGCGCGTGCGCGTTGAAGGCGGTGGTCGCCGCTCGGGAAAAGCGCAATGCGGAACCGCTCACTTTCGGCATGACCTTTCCCTTTTCGACGCATAATTATCAGCTTCGTTACTGGATGGCCGAAGGCGGCGTCGATCCCGACAGAGACCTCCGCCTCGTCGTTCTGCCGCCGCCTTATATGGTCGATAATCTCGCGAAAGGACATGTCGACGGATTTTGCGTCGGCGCGCCGTGGAACGCCGTCGCACAGGCAATGGGCGTTGGCGTGATCCTGCATCCCGGCGCCGCGATTTTTCATCCCGCGCCCGAAAAAACATTGGCGATCCGGAAGCAGTTCGCGGATGGCGAGCCCGCGCTCGTCGTTTCGTTGATCCGCGCCTGCCTCAAAGCGAGCGACTATATCCGCGCGCATGAAAACCGTGAGGAAGTCGCGGCGCTTCTCGCCCGGCCCGACCGGGTCGGCGCCGATATCGAGTCGCTCCGCCGCACTCTGGCCGGGCGTCTCGCCGGCAGCGCGGAAGATAACGCCAACTATCTGATCTTTGGCGACCGCATGTCCGGAAGGCCCGACGGCGATCAGGCGGCATGGCTCTATGCGCAAATGCTCCGATGGGGACAGGCGGACCGTTCGGCGGAAGCGCTGCGCGTTGGGCGGGAGGTATTCGACCCCGCCTTTTTCGACGCCGCAACCGGCTCCTCCGCCGGCAAGGCGGCTCCCGTCGCCGCTTTTTCAGGCGCGACGTTCGACGCGCGGGATATGGACGCTTATCTCGACAGCTTCTCGATTTGCGCGCTGCCGTGACGCCATTTTTCGCGCGCCCGGCTTAAAGACGCGGCGCCCGACGCCTAAGAGCGCGGCGCCACGCCAAGAACCCGAAACGCCGGAGAGCCGCTTCAAGCGCTGATTTTCCGAGGCTTTGATCCCGTGGCGAGGCTCTGGCGCCCCGCTTGCTCCGTTGAAATCGAAAGCGCCTTCTCCCGGCGCGGGGTCCAGCGCAGGACCCATGCAGCAACGCCGCTGTTCCGAACCGTCCGCCACGGACGATTTCGGGCAGCGGCTTTTTTTGTCTCCGGCTCTGGCCGCGAGGCCGATGAAAGAGGAACGCGATGTCGAACACGTCCGGCAAATTCAATCCCGAAGCGATGCGTCCAGATCGCCGGAGCCTGCTGAAGGGCGCTGCGGCTGCATTCGCTTTGGGAATGCCTCGAGGCGTCTTCGCCGAAGGCGCGGGACCGGAAACCGCCAAGGCGGTCCTCGGCTATATCGCGCTTACCGATGCCGCGCCGCTCATCATTGCAAAGGAAAAGGGTCTCTTCGCGAAATACGGCGTACCCGACGTCGAGGTCGTCAAACAGGCCTCCTGGGGCGCCTTGCGCGACAATACGGTGCTCGGCGGCGCCAATAACGGCATTGACGGCGCGCACATACTGACGCCGATGCCTTATCTCATTTCAACGGGCAAGGTGACGCAAAACAATGCGCCGACTCCCATGTATGTCCTGGCCCGCCTCAATCTCGATTGCCAGGGCATCTCGGTTTCCAACGAATACAAAGATCTCAAGGCCGGCGTGAAGGCCGACGCCCTCAAGGCCGCTTTCGCGAAGAAGAAGGCGGAGGGCAAGGACGTCAAGGTCGCCGTCACCTTTCCCGGCGGCACGCATGATCTTTGGATGCGTTATTGGCTGGCCGCCGCCGGCATTGATCCCGACAAGGATGTTTCGACCATCGTAGTTCCGCCGCCGCAAATGGTCGCGAATATGAAGGTCGGAAACATGGACGCCTTCTGCGTCGGCGAGCCATGGAATGAACAGCTCGTCAATCAGGGCATTGGCTACACCGCCTGCACGACGGGGGAAGTCTGGTTCAGGCATCCTGAGAAATCCCTGGGCATGCGCGCCGAGTGGGTCGACAAAAATCCCAGGGCGGCGAAGGCCATCGTCGCCGCGGTGATCGAAGCGCAGCAATGGTGCGACAAGCCGGAAAACAAGATGGAGCTCGCCGAGATCGTCGGGCGCCGCCAATGGTTCAACGTGCCGGTGACCGACATTGTCGGCCGACTGAAGGGCGACATCAACTACGGCAACGGCCGCGCCGCCAAGGGGACGAAGTTCGGGATGAAATTCTGGCGCGACAACGCCTCCTATCCGTTCAAGAGCCACGACGCCTGGTTCGTCACGGAGGATATGCGCTGGAACAAGCTTGATGCGAAGACGGACATCAGGATGCTCGTCGACAAGGTCAATCGCGAAGACATTTGGCGCGATGCGGCGAAAGTCGCGGGCGTTTCGGCCAAGGAGATTCCCGGCTCGACGTCGCGCGGCAAGGAGACCTTCTTCGACGGCAAGATTTTCGATCCGGAGAAGCCGCTCGATTATCTCAAAAGCCAATCCATCAAGCGCGCCGAAGTCTGAGAGGACGAGAGAAGATGACCATGCCGCTCGCCAACAATGATCCTTCGGTCGCCTTTTACGACGAGGAAATCGAAGAGGCCTATCGCCGCCGGCGCACGCCTCTGCTGATCAAATACAAAGCGAATATCCAGGCCTTTTTCGCGGGCGCGATTCCGCCGCTCGTCACGCTCGCTCTCATGCTGTTCGCGTGGCAGTTGCTCTGCGCCAGCCCGACATCGGCGCTCCCTTCGCCGATGCGAATCTGGAGCGAGGCGAATGAGCTGATCATGCATCCCTTCTACGAAGCGGGATCGCAGGATATGGGCCTTGGCTGGCGCGTGCTCACCTCGCTGAAGCGCGTCGGGGTCGGCTTCGGCCTTGCGAGCGTCGCCGGCATTCTGCTCGGCGCCTTTATCGGCCAGTCGAAATGGGCGACGCGCGGACTCGATCCGATTTTCCAGGTGTTGCGCACCGTGCCGCCGCTCGCCTGGCTTCCGATCTCGCTCGCCGCTTTCCGCGACAGCCAGCCCTCCGCGATCTTCGTGATCTTCATCACCTCGATCTGGCCGATCATCATCAACACGGCCGTCGGCATTCGCAACATCCCGCAGGACTACCGAAACGTCGCCGCGGTGCTTCAGTTGAACCCGATCGAGTTCTTCTGGAAGATCATGATCCCCTCCGCCGCGCCGTACATCTTCACCGGCCTGCGCATCGGCGTCGGCCTCTCCTGGCTTGCGATCGTCGCGGCGGAGATGCTCACCGGCGGCGTCGGCGTCGGCTTCTTCATCTGGGACGCCTGGAACTCGTCGCGTCTGCCCGACATCTTCGTCGCGCTGATCTATATCGGCCTTACCGGCTTCATTCTCGACCGCTTCGTCGCATTCATCGGGAATCTCGCGACGCGCGGCGCGCAGGCGAATTGAGGAGAAGACGAATGAGCAGCTATCTCAGCATCGAAAACGTCGACAAGGTCTTCAGCCGCGGCGCCATCGCGACCAAAGTGCTCGACAATGTCTGTCTCAAGGTCGAGAAGGGGCAGTTCGTCTCGATCATCGGCCATTCCGGTTGTGGCAAGTCCACGCTCCTCAACATCGTCGCCGGCCTTACCAATGCAACGAGCGGCGGCGTTTTGCTCGAGGACAGGGAAGTGAACGCGCCCGGCCCGGACCGCGCGGTCGTCTTCCAGAACCACTCCCTGCTGCCCTGGCTCTCCGCCTATGACAATGTTCGTCTCGCCGTCGACAAGGTCTTCGGCAAGACGACGACGCGCGCCAAACGCCATGAGTGGACGATGCACAATCTGGACCTCGTCCAGATGACGCATGCGAAAGACAAAAGGCCCGGTGAAATCTCCGGCGGCATGAAACAGCGCATCGGCATCGCGCGGGCGCTGGCCATGCAGCCCAAGCTTCTCCTCCTCGACGAGCCCTTCGGCGCGCTCGACGCCCTCACGCGCGCGCATCTTCAGGATCAGGTCATGAAGCTCCAGGAGCGGCTCGGCAACACGGTCATGATGATCACGCATGACGTCGATGAGGCCGTGCTGCTCTCCGATCGGATCGTGATGATGACGAACGGCCCGAAAGCGACGATCGGCGAGGTGCTCGACGTGCCGCTGCGCCGTCCGCGCGATCGCATCGCGCTCGCGGCGGACCCCATATATCTGGAATGCCGTCAGCGCGTGCTGCAATTCCTTTATGAGCGCCATCGTTACGTCGAAGCAGCGTGAGGGCGGTCGATGGAGAAAGAAAAACTCCTTATCGTCGGCGCCGGCATGGCGGCGACGCGCCTCGTCGAAGAGCTTGTCGCGACCGCGCCGGACCGTTACGCGATCCAGCTCATCGGCGAAGAACCGCGTTTCCCTTATAATCGCGTGCTGCTTTCCTCGGCGCTGACCGGCGAGGTCGCGCTTGACGACATCGCCCTCAAGCCGCGCGAATGGTGGCGGGCGAATGGCGTGGAGACGATCACGGGAAAACGCGTCGCCCGTATCGACACGGACTCGCGCCGCGTCTTCCTCGACGATGGCGCGCAGGCGTCTTATTCGAAACTCGTGCTGGCGACGGGATCTTACGCCATGCGTCTGCCGATTCCGGGCTCCGATCTTCCCGGCGTCCATACGTTTCGCGACATGAGCGATGTCGAGGCGCTCTCTCGTCTTGGGTCCGGCGGCGCCCGCGTGCTCGTGATCGGCGGCGGATTGCTCGGTCTCGAGGCGGCCTATGGCCTCGTCAAGCGCGGCGCGCGTGTAACGCTCGCCCATGTGATGGATCGACTGATGGAGCGCCAGCTCGATCATGCCGGCGCCGCGCTCCTTCAGCGTATGATCGAGGAAAAAGGCGTTGAGGCGATGCTTCGCGCAAATGCTTCGCGTATTTGCGGCGAAAACGCCGTCGAGCGGGTGGAATTCGAGGATGGCCGCTCAATCGCCGTGGACGCCGTCGTCTTCGCGGTCGGGGTGCGGCCCAATGTCGAACTCGCCAGAGCGACGGGCCTCTCCGTCAATAGAGGCGTCCGCGTGGATGACGGCCTCGCCGCCAGCCACGCGGATATTTTCGCGATCGGCGAATGCGCGGAGCATCGGGGCCAATGTTATGGACTTGTCGAGCCCGCCTATGAGCATGCGCGCGTTCTGGCCGCTCGTCTCGCGGGCCGCGACGCCGCGTATCCCGGAAGCGTCGTTGCGACCAATCTCAAGGTTTCCGGCGTGCGCGTTTTCTCCGCGGGCGACTTCATCGCGGCTGAGGGCGACTCCGAGATCATATGCAAGGATGCGCGCCTCGGCGTTTATCGCAAGCTCGTCATAGCGGATGACCGGCTCAAGGGCGCGATTCTCATCGGCGACGCCAGCGGCGCGCTCGCCTATCTGGACCTCATCCGCTCCGGCGACAGCGTCGCCGCGATACGCGACGACCTCATGTTCGAGGCTCCGCAATTGAAAGAGGCGGCCTGACATGTCGGCTGATTTCACGCTCGACCAGAAGCGCTATCTTGAAGGCTTCGCCGCCGGCCTCTCGGCGCGGGGCGCCGCGACGGCTCCGGTTCAGACAGTCGGGGGGCCGGACCAGGCGCATTTCGACGCGCAAAAACGCGTCGTCGCAGCCGGGGGCAAGCTGACCGATCAGGAAAAATGGAAACAGGAGGAGCATCCGTTCGACGCCTATCCGCGTCTCGTCGCGCAGGCGAAAGAGAATGCGCCGCCGAAGCCGGCGGACAATTTTCGCTGGCGCTATTACGGGCTCTTTTATGTCGCTCCCGCGCAATCGGCTTACATGTTGCGCCTGCGCATTCCCAATGGCGTTCTGACTCACTGGCAGTTTGCGGGCCTCGCCGATCTCGCGGAGCGGATGGGCGGCGGCTATCTGCATGTGACGACACGGGCCAATATTCAGATTCGCGAAATCGAGCCCGGAAACGCGGCGAATATTGTGGAAGCGGTTCAGGACCTCGGGCTTTGGAGCAAGGGCTCGGGCGCCGACAATATCCGCAACATTACGGGCACGCCGACGGCAGGCGTCGACCCTCAGGAATTGATCGACACGCGCCCCTATGCGCGCGCGATGCACCATCATATTTTGAACGACCGGTCGCTCTACGGCCTGCCGCGCAAATTCAACGTCGCTTTCGACGGCGCCGGCCGCATCGGCGCCTTGGAGGACACCAACGATATCGGCTTCCAGGCGGTGGAGGCTCAGGAAGGGCGGGGCGTCGCGGCCGGCGTCTACTTCCGTCTGACGCTCGGCGGCATTACCGGGCACAAGGACTTTGCGCGCGACACGGGCGTTTTGGTGCGCCCGGAGGAGGCGGTCGATGTCGCGGATAAGATTCTGCGCGTCTTCATCGAGAACGGGGATCGCACCAGCCGCGCGAAAGCCCGGCTGAAATATGTGCTCGACGCCTGGGGATTCGAAAAATTTCTGGCGGCTGTGGAGGAGAAGCTTGGCCGTCCTCTCTTGCGCGCGCCCGACGGCGCCGTTGCGATGCGGCCGCGTCAGGATCGGCAGGCGCATATCGGCGCGCATCGGCAAAAGCAGGCCGGGCTCAACTGGATCGGCGTCGCTCTCCCGCTGGGACGACTGACGCCCGCGCAAACCCGGGGGCTTGCCGAGATCGCGCATTCGCTCGGCGATGGCGGCTTGCGTCTCACCGTCTGGCAGAACATCCTCGTCACCGGCGTCGAGGATGATGACGTTGCGCGCGCGGCCGAAGCGATCGCGGCGCTCGGACTTTCGATCGAAGCGTCCCCCATCCGCGCCGGGCTCGTCGCCTGCACGGGAAGCTTTGGTTGCCGGTTCGCCGCAGCGGATACGAAGCGCGACGCGGCGATGATCGCCGATCACTGCGAGACGGCTTCGCCGATAGATGTGCCGATCAACATTCATCTTACGGGATGCCATCACTCCTGCGCGCAGCATTATATTGGCGACATCGGCCTGGTCGGCGCGCGCGTCCCGGTCAATGACGAAGGCGACACGGTCGCGGGCTATCATATCCTCGCCGGCGGCGGCTTCGGGGAAGACGCCGCCATTGCGCGCGAGATTTTCCAGAATGTGAAAGCCGAGGACGCGCCGGAACGCGTCGCGAGCATTCTGCGCGCCTATCGCCGCGCAAGATCCGACGACGCGGAGCCATTCGTCGCCTTCGCGCGACGGCACGACGCCGAGACGATCCGGCGCCTTTCCGATGCGGAGATTTCCAGATGAATCACATTGCTCCGCCAGAGAACCTCATTCCCGAAAGCGCGCCATTCTCCCCGGAGCAGCGGGCATGGTTGAACGGCTTCTTCGCGGCCTTTGTCGCGCCCGACAATGCGCTCGTGACGCCGCTCTCGCCGCAGGCCAACGCCGCCGTTATGGGGGCGGACGATGACGGCGAAGCGCCCTGGCATGATCAGACCATCGCTCTCGACCAAAGGATGGCGCTCGCAGCAGGACGTCCGCTGCGCCGGCGCATGATGGCGGCCATGGCGCAGCAGGATTGCGGACAGTGTGGATTTGACTGCGAGAAATACGCCGATGCGCTCGCAGCGGGTAAAGAAGCAAGACTCAATCTTTGCGCGCCCGGCGGCAAGGAGACGGCCCGCATGCTGAAGCAGCTTGCGGCCGAGTTGGACGCGCCTTCCGCAGCGGACGCGCCAAAAACGAGCGCGCCGGCGAGGCCGCAGTCCGCTCAGAATCCGTCTCGCGACAATCCGGTGCCGGTCGTTTTTCTCTCGCGTCGCCGCCTCAACAAGGAGGGTTCGGCCAAAGAGACCTGGCATATCGAATTCGATCTTTCCGGGAGCGGTCTCGATTACAAAGCGGGCGACAGTTTCGGGATTTTTGCGAAGAACGATCTCGGCCTCGTCGACCAGATCATCGCGATGCTCGGCGCTTCGCATCTGACGCCTGTGCGCGGCAAGGCGCTGCGCGACGTTCTGCAATGCGACGTATCGCTCTCGCCGGCGCCCGACGCGCTTTTCGAACTCATCTCCTTCACGACCGGCGGGGCGCAGCGCGAAAAGGCGCGGCTTCTCGCGCAGGGCCAGGACCCCGACGGCGACGCCGCGACGCTCGACGCCCTCGCGGCGCTTCAGAAATTTCCGAATGCGCGCCCGCATCCGGAAGCTTTCGTAGAAGCGCTCGAGCCTTTGCAGCCGCGGCTATATTCCATCTCCTCCTCTCCCAAGGCGTCGTCCGGGCGGCTTTCTCTCACTGTCGACGCCGTGCGTTACGTCGTCGGCAAGCGCAAGCGTCTCGGGGTCGCTTCCACCTTCCTCGCCGAGCGCGTCGCGCCGGGCGACGCATTGTCGAGCTATGTGCAACCGGCGCATGGCTTCGGCCTGCCGGAAAATCTATCGACGCCGATCATCATGGTGGGTCCCGGCACGGGCGTCGCGCCTTTCCGCGCCTTTCTGCAGGAACGCGCGGCGACCGCGGCCAAAGGGAAGAACTGGTTGTTCTTCGGCCATCAGCGCGCGGCCTGCGATTTCTTTTACGCCGAGGAATTCGAGACGATGAAGACGACGGGGCTCCTCACGCGCCTGTCGCTGGCCTGGTCGCGCGACGGCGAGGAGAAGTTCTATGTGCAGGACCGCATGCGCCAGTCGGGTCGGGAATTATGGGCCTGGCTCGCCGAGGGCGCGCATTTCTATGTTTGCGGCGACGCGCAGCGCATGGCCAAGGATGTGGAGCGCGCGCTGGTCGACGTGGTGGCGGAATATGGTGCGCGGTCCGTCGACGAAGCCATCGCTTTTGTCGCGGCGCTTAAGAAATCCGGCCGCTACCAGCAGGACGTTTATTGATGCTCGACGCCGAGACGAGACCGTCCGCGGCGGTCTGCGGCGCGCCTGAAAGGCGAGACTCGGCGCCGGTCGCGACGCGCACGACCTGTCCCTATTGCGGCGTCGGCTGCGGCGTATTGGCCGCGCGAGACGGCGACGACGCGCGTGTTTCGGGCGATCCCGACCACCCTTCCAATTTCGGCCGCCTGTGCTCCAAGGGCTCCGCGCTGGGCGAGACGGTCGGGCTCCGCGGCCGTCTGCTTTATCCGATGCGCCGTGCGGCGCAAGGCTTTGCG
The nucleotide sequence above comes from Methylocystis parvus OBBP. Encoded proteins:
- a CDS encoding sulfite reductase subunit alpha, with product MNHIAPPENLIPESAPFSPEQRAWLNGFFAAFVAPDNALVTPLSPQANAAVMGADDDGEAPWHDQTIALDQRMALAAGRPLRRRMMAAMAQQDCGQCGFDCEKYADALAAGKEARLNLCAPGGKETARMLKQLAAELDAPSAADAPKTSAPARPQSAQNPSRDNPVPVVFLSRRRLNKEGSAKETWHIEFDLSGSGLDYKAGDSFGIFAKNDLGLVDQIIAMLGASHLTPVRGKALRDVLQCDVSLSPAPDALFELISFTTGGAQREKARLLAQGQDPDGDAATLDALAALQKFPNARPHPEAFVEALEPLQPRLYSISSSPKASSGRLSLTVDAVRYVVGKRKRLGVASTFLAERVAPGDALSSYVQPAHGFGLPENLSTPIIMVGPGTGVAPFRAFLQERAATAAKGKNWLFFGHQRAACDFFYAEEFETMKTTGLLTRLSLAWSRDGEEKFYVQDRMRQSGRELWAWLAEGAHFYVCGDAQRMAKDVERALVDVVAEYGARSVDEAIAFVAALKKSGRYQQDVY